The nucleotide sequence ACCTGCTGGGCCTGTTCCGCCGCGCTGGCGACCGCAGGCTTCACGGTGTCGTCCAGGGTCTCCTGTGCTTGATCCAGCAGGTGACGGGTACCATCGGCCAGTTTGCGGCGTGCCTCACGGTTGAGGGCCAGGGCCGTCAATCCGCCCAACAGCAGCAGGCTGCCGCCGCTCACACCTGTCTCGGTGTCTTTCATGTGGTGCTCCTTTCGTGTCTCTCGGCCCTGATTCCAGCCGAGAGAGCCAGAGGTTTTATTGTTGAGGCCAGCGCCGCGAGGAGTGTGGGGAGAACGTAACGCGGATTTCATGTTTCGTGTCTGACCGTGATGCGTGCGCCTCTCTCGCCCGCCGCGCAGGCTCTACACTCGGGGGGTGACCCGCAAGGCCCGCGCTGCCACCAGCTCACCCGTGCCCCGCTCCGCCCCGAGTCCTGCTCGGGCGGGTCCACTCCTGTCCAGGCTCGAAGTCCGCAACCTGGCCACCATCCGTGACCTCACCCTGGAGTTGCGCCCCGGGTTTTCGGCCTTTACCGGAGAGACGGGCGCGGGCAAAAGCATCATTGTGGACGCGCTGGGGCTGCTGCTGGGCGGGCGGTCCAACACGGACCTGATTCGCAGCGGCGAGGAGAGCCTGCTGGTGACCGGCTTTTGGAACGAGGGCCGCAGCGACGAGTGCAGTGCCAGCCGCCGAGTCACCGCCGGGGGGCGCAGCACCGCCCGCCTCGACGGCGAGGTTGTCAGCGTGCGTGAGCTGGGGGAATGGGTGTCTTCCCGCCTCACCATCCACTGGCAGCACAGCGCGCTCAGCCTGCTCACGCCGGCCTACCAGCGCACCCTTCTTGACCGTCCGCTGCCGGAAGAAGTCCAGGCCTACGAGGCGGCGTACCGAGCCTGGACGGACGCGCGAGCGCGGCTTGAGCGGCTGCGCGCGCAGGGGCGCGAGCGAGCACGGCAGCTCGACCTGCTCAGCTTTCAGGTGCAGGAGATCGCGGCGGTTGCTCCTCAGCCGGGCGAGGAGGAGCCGCTGAGCGCGGAACTCACCCGGCTCTCGAACCTGGAGACGATCGCCCTGGGGGCAGCGGGGGCGCTGGACCTGCTCTCGGACGGTGAGACGAGCGCGGCGGGCCTGCTGGCCGACGCCGTCAAGGCCCTTGGCGTAGGCGCGAAGTACGACGAGACCAGTGCTCAGCTTCAGCGTGACCTGCGCGAGGCCCTCAGCAGCGTGCAGGCGGTGGTGGGCGAGCTGCGTAGCCTGGCGGAGGACAGCGCTCCTGACCCCGAGGAACTCGCGCGGGTGGAAGCGCGGCTTTCAGCACTGGGCAAGCTGCGGGCCAAGTACGGTCCCACGCTCGAGGACGTGCTGGCCTTCCAGGCAAAAGCAGAGCAGGAACTGGCCGAACTGACGCGCGACGAGCAGGATGCAGGCACGCTAGAAGCGGAGGTGGACCGCCTCTTCGCGGAGGTGCAGCGGGCCGGCAAGGCGCTCGATGCGGCACGGGCCCGCCAGGCATCACCCCTTGCCGCCAGCCTGGTGAACGTGATCCGGGAGCTGGGGATGCCCCATGCTCGGTTGGAGTTCCGGCTCTCCCCCCTCGGGCAGCCGGGGCCTACCGGCCTCAGCGACGTGACGCTGCACTTTACCGCCAATCCCGGTGAGTCGCTCGGACCGCTCGCGGACATCGCCTCGGGCGGCGAGCTGTCGCGCGTCATGCTGGCGATCAGCACGGTTCTGGGTGCCGAGACACCCGCTGTGGTCTTTGACGAGGTGGATGCGGGCATCGGCGGGGCGGCCGCGCTGGCGGTGGCCGAGCAGCTTTCCCAACTGGCACGCGAACGGCAGGTGCTCGTGGTCACGCACCTCGCCCAGATCGCCGCCCGCGCTGACCACCACTACAAGGTGGAAAAACAGGTGGAGGGCGGCCGCACGATCAGCCGCGTTCGCCTGCTGAACCCCGAGGAACGGCTGGAGGAGATCGCCCGGATGCTGGGAGGCAAGGCCTCCGAGGCCGCACTGTCACACGCGCAGGAGTTGCTGGCAGGACGGGGCTAGGACAGCGTTCTGCCGGAGCAACGTGGGGATTTGGTCAAGAGGGCCTTCAGTCGGCCGTCAGCCGCCCCTCCTAAGCTGGCCGCATGAACAAGATCCTCACTGCCGCGCTCCTCCTGAGTGCGGGCTTGCTTGCGGGCTGCTCGCTCACCGGCCCCGGAGAGCTCACGCTTCACGAGGTGCTGCTGTACGGCGGGGCCCAGGAACGCCTCGTCTGGGTGTACGGAAATATGGGCACGGGGACCCAAAGCAGCGTGAAGCTGGGCGGGACGACCGTCGACCTGCGCGCACAGGTGCCGGATCCCCTCGCGGTGCCCGGGACGCTCAGCGTGAACGGCAAAGCCGTCTACCGCCTGCCGACGGCGTCCCTGCCCCCGAAGCTCTCGGTGACCCGTGACACGCAGGGCCGCTTTCAGATCGCCATGAACGAGGCGGGCGGCAGCGTGTACTACACCGATGGCCGCACCTGGACCCGACTGAATGAGACGGCCGGCAGCGGCGTGAGCGGCACGCCGGTACGCGGGCTGAGGGGCGCGGGGAACCTCACGGATGCGGAGGCGGACGCCCTGAGTGCAGCGCTGCTGAACCAGGGCGCCCTGGCTGTTGCTGTACTCAACGAGACTGCGGTACCCGACCCACCCCTGACGACCGAGCCCGCACCACGTGAGTACCGCCGCACAGCCCTGTACGTTCTGCCGGGTGTGCCGACGGTCGCGGCCACAAGCGGCACGGCGCCGAACAATCCCCCGGCAGCAGGAGGCCGCGTGACCTTTACAGAACTCGCCAGCGGCAACAATGCCAGCGTGACTTCTCCCGCTGTCCAGGTCGCCACCACCCAGGGGGCCTTGGCCGCCCTCTACAACCTCGCCTACGGACGGCAGACGAGCGCGCCTCCTGTGCCGCCCTTGGGGGGCAACGCGACCGCCGTCGCCATCTTCCTGGGTCAGCGCGCCACCGGCGGGTATGGGGTGCGGGTCACCGGTGCCAGCGCTCAGGGCGGCGTCCTCACCCTGACCGTGAACCTCACGGCGCCAGGGCCGGGAAGCATCACGACCCAAGCCCTCACCAGCCCCTGGACCATCGTTCGCGTGCCGGGCACCTACCGTGAGGTGCGGGTGGTGGACACCCAGGGCCGGCCCTTCCAGCTCGGACCGAA is from Deinococcus sp. YIM 77859 and encodes:
- the recN gene encoding DNA repair protein RecN, which gives rise to MTRKARAATSSPVPRSAPSPARAGPLLSRLEVRNLATIRDLTLELRPGFSAFTGETGAGKSIIVDALGLLLGGRSNTDLIRSGEESLLVTGFWNEGRSDECSASRRVTAGGRSTARLDGEVVSVRELGEWVSSRLTIHWQHSALSLLTPAYQRTLLDRPLPEEVQAYEAAYRAWTDARARLERLRAQGRERARQLDLLSFQVQEIAAVAPQPGEEEPLSAELTRLSNLETIALGAAGALDLLSDGETSAAGLLADAVKALGVGAKYDETSAQLQRDLREALSSVQAVVGELRSLAEDSAPDPEELARVEARLSALGKLRAKYGPTLEDVLAFQAKAEQELAELTRDEQDAGTLEAEVDRLFAEVQRAGKALDAARARQASPLAASLVNVIRELGMPHARLEFRLSPLGQPGPTGLSDVTLHFTANPGESLGPLADIASGGELSRVMLAISTVLGAETPAVVFDEVDAGIGGAAALAVAEQLSQLARERQVLVVTHLAQIAARADHHYKVEKQVEGGRTISRVRLLNPEERLEEIARMLGGKASEAALSHAQELLAGRG
- a CDS encoding protease complex subunit PrcB family protein; this encodes MNKILTAALLLSAGLLAGCSLTGPGELTLHEVLLYGGAQERLVWVYGNMGTGTQSSVKLGGTTVDLRAQVPDPLAVPGTLSVNGKAVYRLPTASLPPKLSVTRDTQGRFQIAMNEAGGSVYYTDGRTWTRLNETAGSGVSGTPVRGLRGAGNLTDAEADALSAALLNQGALAVAVLNETAVPDPPLTTEPAPREYRRTALYVLPGVPTVAATSGTAPNNPPAAGGRVTFTELASGNNASVTSPAVQVATTQGALAALYNLAYGRQTSAPPVPPLGGNATAVAIFLGQRATGGYGVRVTGASAQGGVLTLTVNLTAPGPGSITTQALTSPWTIVRVPGTYREVRVVDTQGRPFQLGPNSGQTR